From Panicum hallii strain FIL2 chromosome 2, PHallii_v3.1, whole genome shotgun sequence, a single genomic window includes:
- the LOC112882471 gene encoding annexin D3-like gives MSTVAVPSPPPTASEDAESLRKALQGWRADKASLIGILCRRTAAQRAAIRRAYAFLYREPLLNCFRYKLSRHHLLSVDFWKALILWTMDPAERDANLVHEAVKKKDENYILVLIEVSCASTPDHLMAVRNIYRKLFSCSIEEDVASSPALQEPLKKMIVSLVSSYRYAGEHVDMDVAKLEAAQLSEAIREKQLHRDEVVRIISTRSKSQLRATFQQYKEDQRTDICEDINRQCSSQFGRTLKSAIWCLTSPEKHFAQVIRYSILGLGTYEDMLTRVIVSRAEIDMKQIKEEYRARYKSAVTLDVAGDTSFGYRDMLLALVGSED, from the exons ATGTCCACCGTCGCCGTGCCGAGCCCGCCGCCGACGGCCTCCGAGGACGCCGAGAGCTTGAGGAAGGCGCTCCAAG GATGGCGAGCGGACAAGGCTTCTTTGATCGGGATCCTGtgccggcggacggcggcgcagCGGGCGGCGATACGGCGCGCCTACGCCTTCCTCTACCGGGAGCCCCTGCTCAACTGCTTCCGCTACAAGCTCtcccgccaccacctcctctccGTCGATTTCTGG AAAGCCCTGATCTTGTGGACGATGGATCCGGCTGAAAGAGACGCGAATCTAGTGCACGAGGcagtgaagaagaaggatgaaaACTACATCCTGGTGCTGATCGAAGTGTCGTGCGCGTCCACCCCAGACCATCTGATGGCCGTCAGGAACATCTACCGCAAACTATTCAGTTGCTCCATCGAAGAAGATGTCGCGTCTTCCCCTGCGCTCCAAGAACCTCTGAAGAAG ATGATTGTGAGCCTCGTGAGCTCCTACCGGTACGCCGGAGAGCATGTCGACATGGACGTCGCCAAGCTGGAGGCGGCTCAGCTGTCAGAAGCCATCAGAGAGAAGCAACTGCACAGAGACGAAGTCGTCCGGATCATCAGCACCCGTAGCAAGTCTCAGCTCAGAGCGACGTTTCAGCAGTACAAGGAGGATCAACGAACAGACATCTGCGAG GATATCAACAGGCAATGCAGCAGCCAGTTCGGCAGGACGCTGAAGAGCGCTATCTGGTGCTTGACCTCACCTGAGAAGCACTTCGCACAG GTGATCAGGTACTCCATCTTGGGGCTGGGGACGTACGAGGACATGCTCACCAGGGTGATCGTATCGCGGGCGGAGATCGACATGAAGCAGATCAAGGAGGAGTACAGGGCGAGGTACAAGAGCGCCGTGACCCTCGACGTCGCCGGCGACACCTCCTTCGGCTACAGGGACATGTTGCTGGCCTTGGTAGGGAGTGAGGACTGA
- the LOC112879524 gene encoding F-box protein SKIP5 — MGKRRRAAVPAVEELISPVNSLDDGCLMHIFSFLSPIPDRYNTALVCHRWRFLACHPRLWLRVERPIRDVMEPGVYPNLEAAVSAARPGDTILIAAGGTHVACNIQIKKPICIIGGGELPDDTVLTCSRGSDNALEFLSTCKIANLTIRAELGCCLLHRSGRLTIQECLLQCEQNPLDYLSFPIISTAIEYNSFPSLKEQGHGVTVVRTRIEGGAKAVRTNGTLALQRVRAIYSRSSVFFWFEVGEK; from the exons ATGGGGAAGCGCCGGCGCGCAGCGGtgccggcggtggaggagctGATTTCTCCGGTGAACAGCCTGGACGACGGCTGCCTCATGCACATCTTCAGCTTCCTCAGCCCGATTCCAG ATAGGTATAACACCGCCCTCGTTTGCCACAGATGGCGCTTCCTTGCATGCCATCCTCGGCTATGGTTGCGTGTTGAGAGGCCAATCAGAGATGTGATGGAGCCTGGAGTTTATCCGAATCTTGAGGCCGCCGTTTCTGCTGCTAG GCCTGGTGACACCATTCTTATTGCGGCTGGTGGTACTCATGTTGCATGTAACATCCAAATAAAGAAGCCTATTTGCATC ATTGGCGGGGGTGAACTTCCCGATGACACTGTATTAACCTGTTCACGTGGCTCCGACAA TGCATTGGAGTTCCTATCAACATGCAAGATTGCAAATTTGACTATAAGAGCAGAGCTTGGATGCTGCTTGCTGCATCGAAGCGGTAGATTGACTATTCAGGAGTGTTTGCTGCAGTGTGAGCAAAACCCTTTGGACTATCTGTCCTTTCCAATAATCAGCACAGCAATAGAGTATAATTCATTTCCATCCCTCAAGGAGCAAGGGCATGGTGTAACCGTTGTTCGCACCCGGATTGAAGGGGGTGCGAAGGCTGTCAGGACGAACGGAACGCTCGCACTGCAGCGTGTGCGGGCCATCTATTCCCGCAGTTCTGTTTTCTTCTGGTTCGAAGTAGGAGAAAAGTAA
- the LOC112882031 gene encoding E3 ubiquitin-protein ligase DIS1-like, which translates to MASITYIDDSHAEVIDPPKNEEMLDVTELVGEHIQHSPKPNVTSYGNVRELLECPVCLSAMYPPIHQCSNGHTLCSGCKPRVHNRCPTCRHELGNIRCLALEKVAASLELPCKYQNFGCLGIYPYYCKLKHESQCQYRPYTCPYAGSECTVAGDIPYLVNHLKDDHKVDMHNGSTFNHRYVKSNPHEVENATWMLTVFSCFGQYFCLHFEAFQLGMAPVYIAFLRFMGDDAEAKNYSYSLEVGGSGRKMTWQGVPRSIRDSHRKVRDSYDGLIIQRNMALFFSGGDRKELKLRVTGRIWKEQ; encoded by the exons ATGGCATCAATTACTTATATTGATGATAGCCATGCTGAGGTTATTGATCCTCCAAAGAATGAGGAGATGTTGGATGTCACTGAGCTTGTTGGTGAACATATCCAGCATTCACCAAAACCAAATGTAACAAGTTATGGTAATGTGCGTGAGCTACTGGAATGCCCTGTGTGTTTGAGTGCCATGTATCCTCCAATTCATCAG TGCTCCAACGGACATACTCTGTGTTCTGGATGCAAGCCAAGGGTTCATAATCGTTGCCCAACATGCAGGCATGAACTGGGTAACATAAGATGTCTTGCTCTGGAGAAGGTGGCTGCATCGCTAGAGCTTCCATGCAAGTACCAGAACTTTGGTTGCTTGGGCATATACCCTTATTATTGCAAGCTGAAACATGAATCACAATGCCAATACAGACCCTATACTTGTCCGTATGCTGGATCTGAATGCACAGTTGCTGGTGACATTCCATATCTAGTAAATCACTTGAAAGATGACCACAAGGTTGACATGCACAATGGAAGCACTTTCAATCATCGTTATGTCAAATCAAATCCTCATGAAGTTGAGAATGCCACCTGGATGCTCACG GTTTTCAGCTGCTTCGGCCAGTATTTCTGTCTGCATTTCGAGGCATTCCAGCTGGGCATGGCGCCTGTCTACATTGCCTTCCTCCGCTTCATGGGCGACGACGCTGAAGCTAAGAACTACAGCTACAGCCTGGAGGTTGGAGGCAGTGGTCGTAAGATGACATGGCAAGGTGTCCCTCGAAGCATCAGAGACAGCCACAGGAAGGTACGGGACAGCTATGACGGGCTCATCATCCAGCGGAACATGGCCTTGTTCTTCTCTGGTGGCGACAGGAAGGAGCTGAAGCTGCGGGTCACTGGGAGGATCTGGAAGGAGCAGTGA